One genomic window of Quercus robur chromosome 6, dhQueRobu3.1, whole genome shotgun sequence includes the following:
- the LOC126690591 gene encoding oligopeptide transporter 7-like isoform X3, which produces MTINEEIKAPLIQNSRVSNSENSTDTERSPIEQVALTVPTTDDPSLPCFTFRTWVLGSLACVVLSFLNQFFWYRKEPLSLTSISAQIAVVPLGHLMASTITERVFFKGRKFEFTLNPGRFNVKEHVLITIFANSGAGNVFSIYLVNAVKLFYKKELNFMVALVVVITSQVMGFGWAGLFRRYLVDPATMWWPQNLVQVSLFRALHEKEERPKGGLTHNQFFLIAFICSFAYYVFPGYIFPMLTSFSWICWTFPTSVLAQQLGSGLHGLGIGALGFDWSSVSSYLGSPLASPWFATANVAVGFALVMYVIIPTAYWLNIYKAKTFPIYSDELFTSTGQSYDVSAIIDPNFHIDIEAYNREGPLYMSTFFAITYGVDFACLAATIVHVFLFHGSEIWQLSKSALQEKKMDVHSRLMRKYKQVPQWWFMCLLLVNIVATICAFQFYTDQLQLPWWGILLACSLALFFTLPVGVITATTNQTPTLNVISEYIIGYLYPGYPVANICFKVYGYISLKQGIAFLQDFKLGHYMKIPPRAMFMAQVLGTIIAAFAHLGTAWWLMDNIPNICDRALLPSDSPWTCPSDHVFYDASVIWGLIGPQRIFGDLGYYSGINWFFLVGAIAPVLVWLAHKALPDRQWIRLITIPVLLGAIIEMPPATAVNYTSWILIGFASGFIAYRYYLNLWSRYNYVLSGALDAGLAFMGVLLYLFLGMENVSLNWWGSDSDGCPLASCPTEQGVVINGCPVL; this is translated from the exons TCCAGAACTCTCGAGTATCGAATTCGGAAAATTCCACCGACACCGAGAGATCTCCGATCGAGCAAGTAGCTCTAACGGTTCCGACCACCGACGACCCTTCTCTCCCGTGCTTCACATTCCGAACATGGGTTCTAGGGAGCCTAGCGTGTGTGGTCCTCTCATTTCTCAACCAATTCTTCTGGTACCGCAAAGAGCCTCTCTCGCTAACATCAATCTCGGCTCAGATCGCGGTGGTCCCGCTCGGACACCTCATGGCTTCGACGATAACGGAGCGAGTGTTCTTCAAGGGGCGAAAGTTCGAGTTCACGTTGAATCCAGGTCGTTTCAACGTGAAAGAGCACGTGCTGATTACTATCTTCGCAAACTCGGGCGCGGGTAACGTCTTCTCGATATACCTGGTTAACGCCGTGAAGCTTTTCTACAAGAAGGAGTTGAATTTCATGGTGGCGTTGGTCGTCGTTATAACGTCTCAGGTGATGGGTTTCGGGTGGGCCGGGTTGTTCCGGAGGTATTTGGTTGACCCGGCTACCATGTGGTGGCCCCAAAATCTCGTCCAGGTCTCGCTCTTcag GGCACTACACGAGAAGGAAGAGAGGCCCAAGGGAGGATTAACACACAACCAGTTTTTCCTCATTGCCTTTATTTGCAGCTTCGCTTACTATGTTTTTCCGGGTTACATATTTCCAATGTTGACTTCCTTTTCCTGGATTTGCTGGACATTTCCTACTTCTGTTCTAGCCCAACAACTAGGTTCAGGGCTTCATGGTCTTGGAATTGGTGCTTTGGGGTTCGATTGGTCTAGTGTTTCCTCTTACCTTGGAAGCCCACTGGCCAGTCCATGGTTTGCTACAGCCAATGTTGCTGTTGGTTTTGCACTTGTCATGTATGTCATTATCCCCACAGCTTATTGGCTCAATATCTACAAGGCTAAGACGTTCCCCATATACTCAGATGAGCTGTTCACTTCTACTGGCCAAAGCTATGATGTTTCAGCTATAATAGACCCGAACTTTCACATTGACATTGAGGCATACAACCGTGAAGGCCCTCTCTATATGAGCACCTTCTTTGCTATAACTTACGGTGTCGACTTCGCCTGCCTTGCTGCTACTATTGTTCATGTGTTTCTCTTCCATGGAAG TGAAATATGGCAACTAAGCAAGTCTGCCCTCCAAGAGAAGAAGATGGATGTGCACTCAAGGCTCATGAGAAAATATAAGCAAGTTCCTCAATGGTGGTTCATGTGCCTTCTTTTGGTTAACATTGTGGCTACCATATGTGCCTTCCAGTTCTACACTGATCAACTCCAATTGCCATGGTGGGGCATCTTGCTTGCATGTAGTCTTGCCTTATTTTTCACTCTTCCTGTTGGTGTCATCACTGCCACAACAAATCAG ACGCCAACCTTGAATGTAATCTCAGAGTATATTATCGGGTATTTGTATCCAGGATATCCTGTTGCCAACATATGCTTTAAAGTGTATGGGTACATAAGTTTGAAACAGGGGATCGCCTTTCTGCAAGACTTCAAGCTTGGTCATTACATGAAGATTCCTCCAAGAGCAATGTTCATGGCACAG GTCTTAGGTACAATAATAGCAGCATTTGCGCATTTGGGAACAGCTTGGTGGCTAATGGATAACATTCCAAACATATGCGATAGGGCATTACTTCCATCAGATAGCCCATGGACTTGCCCTTCTGATCATGTATTCTACGATGCTTCTGTCATCTGGGGTCTAATTGGGCCTCAAAGAATTTTTGGAGATCTTGGCTACTACTCTGGCATTAACTGGTTTTTCTTAGTTGGTGCGATAGCTCCTGTCCTAGTTTGGTTGGCACACAAAGCCTTACCAGACAGGCAATGGATTAGGCTTATCACTATTCCTGTGCTCTTAGGGGCAATAATTGAAATGCCCCCAGCCACCGCTGTCAACTACACCAGTTGGATTCTTATTGGTTTCGCCTCAGGCTTTATTGCTTACAGGTACTATCTCAACTTGTGGAGTCGTTACAATTATGTGCTCTCTGGGGCACTTGATGCTGGATTAGCCTTCATGGGAGTACTACTATACTTGTTTTTGGGGATGGAAAATGTTAGCCTCAATTGGTGGGGTAGTGACTCAGATGGATGTCCATTGGCTTCTTGTCCAACAGAGCAAGGAGTTGTAATAAATGGCTGTCCGGTTCTCTAA
- the LOC126690591 gene encoding oligopeptide transporter 7-like isoform X2, producing MNSNEEIKAPLIQNSRVSNSENSTDTERSPIEQVALTVPTTDDPSLPCFTFRTWVLGSLACVVLSFLNQFFWYRKEPLSLTSISAQIAVVPLGHLMASTITERVFFKGRKFEFTLNPGRFNVKEHVLITIFANSGAGNVFSIYLVNAVKLFYKKELNFMVALVVVITSQVMGFGWAGLFRRYLVDPATMWWPQNLVQVSLFRALHEKEERPKGGLTHNQFFLIAFICSFAYYVFPGYIFPMLTSFSWICWTFPTSVLAQQLGSGLHGLGIGALGFDWSSVSSYLGSPLASPWFATANVAVGFALVMYVIIPTAYWLNIYKAKTFPIYSDELFTSTGQSYDVSAIIDPNFHIDIEAYNREGPLYMSTFFAITYGVDFACLAATIVHVFLFHGSEIWQLSKSALQEKKMDVHSRLMRKYKQVPQWWFMCLLLVNIVATICAFQFYTDQLQLPWWGILLACSLALFFTLPVGVITATTNQTPTLNVISEYIIGYLYPGYPVANICFKVYGYISLKQGIAFLQDFKLGHYMKIPPRAMFMAQVLGTIIAAFAHLGTAWWLMDNIPNICDRALLPSDSPWTCPSDHVFYDASVIWGLIGPQRIFGDLGYYSGINWFFLVGAIAPVLVWLAHKALPDRQWIRLITIPVLLGAIIEMPPATAVNYTSWILIGFASGFIAYRYYLNLWSRYNYVLSGALDAGLAFMGVLLYLFLGMENVSLNWWGSDSDGCPLASCPTEQGVVINGCPVL from the exons atgaacagtaaCGAAGAAATCAAAGCTCCTCTCA TCCAGAACTCTCGAGTATCGAATTCGGAAAATTCCACCGACACCGAGAGATCTCCGATCGAGCAAGTAGCTCTAACGGTTCCGACCACCGACGACCCTTCTCTCCCGTGCTTCACATTCCGAACATGGGTTCTAGGGAGCCTAGCGTGTGTGGTCCTCTCATTTCTCAACCAATTCTTCTGGTACCGCAAAGAGCCTCTCTCGCTAACATCAATCTCGGCTCAGATCGCGGTGGTCCCGCTCGGACACCTCATGGCTTCGACGATAACGGAGCGAGTGTTCTTCAAGGGGCGAAAGTTCGAGTTCACGTTGAATCCAGGTCGTTTCAACGTGAAAGAGCACGTGCTGATTACTATCTTCGCAAACTCGGGCGCGGGTAACGTCTTCTCGATATACCTGGTTAACGCCGTGAAGCTTTTCTACAAGAAGGAGTTGAATTTCATGGTGGCGTTGGTCGTCGTTATAACGTCTCAGGTGATGGGTTTCGGGTGGGCCGGGTTGTTCCGGAGGTATTTGGTTGACCCGGCTACCATGTGGTGGCCCCAAAATCTCGTCCAGGTCTCGCTCTTcag GGCACTACACGAGAAGGAAGAGAGGCCCAAGGGAGGATTAACACACAACCAGTTTTTCCTCATTGCCTTTATTTGCAGCTTCGCTTACTATGTTTTTCCGGGTTACATATTTCCAATGTTGACTTCCTTTTCCTGGATTTGCTGGACATTTCCTACTTCTGTTCTAGCCCAACAACTAGGTTCAGGGCTTCATGGTCTTGGAATTGGTGCTTTGGGGTTCGATTGGTCTAGTGTTTCCTCTTACCTTGGAAGCCCACTGGCCAGTCCATGGTTTGCTACAGCCAATGTTGCTGTTGGTTTTGCACTTGTCATGTATGTCATTATCCCCACAGCTTATTGGCTCAATATCTACAAGGCTAAGACGTTCCCCATATACTCAGATGAGCTGTTCACTTCTACTGGCCAAAGCTATGATGTTTCAGCTATAATAGACCCGAACTTTCACATTGACATTGAGGCATACAACCGTGAAGGCCCTCTCTATATGAGCACCTTCTTTGCTATAACTTACGGTGTCGACTTCGCCTGCCTTGCTGCTACTATTGTTCATGTGTTTCTCTTCCATGGAAG TGAAATATGGCAACTAAGCAAGTCTGCCCTCCAAGAGAAGAAGATGGATGTGCACTCAAGGCTCATGAGAAAATATAAGCAAGTTCCTCAATGGTGGTTCATGTGCCTTCTTTTGGTTAACATTGTGGCTACCATATGTGCCTTCCAGTTCTACACTGATCAACTCCAATTGCCATGGTGGGGCATCTTGCTTGCATGTAGTCTTGCCTTATTTTTCACTCTTCCTGTTGGTGTCATCACTGCCACAACAAATCAG ACGCCAACCTTGAATGTAATCTCAGAGTATATTATCGGGTATTTGTATCCAGGATATCCTGTTGCCAACATATGCTTTAAAGTGTATGGGTACATAAGTTTGAAACAGGGGATCGCCTTTCTGCAAGACTTCAAGCTTGGTCATTACATGAAGATTCCTCCAAGAGCAATGTTCATGGCACAG GTCTTAGGTACAATAATAGCAGCATTTGCGCATTTGGGAACAGCTTGGTGGCTAATGGATAACATTCCAAACATATGCGATAGGGCATTACTTCCATCAGATAGCCCATGGACTTGCCCTTCTGATCATGTATTCTACGATGCTTCTGTCATCTGGGGTCTAATTGGGCCTCAAAGAATTTTTGGAGATCTTGGCTACTACTCTGGCATTAACTGGTTTTTCTTAGTTGGTGCGATAGCTCCTGTCCTAGTTTGGTTGGCACACAAAGCCTTACCAGACAGGCAATGGATTAGGCTTATCACTATTCCTGTGCTCTTAGGGGCAATAATTGAAATGCCCCCAGCCACCGCTGTCAACTACACCAGTTGGATTCTTATTGGTTTCGCCTCAGGCTTTATTGCTTACAGGTACTATCTCAACTTGTGGAGTCGTTACAATTATGTGCTCTCTGGGGCACTTGATGCTGGATTAGCCTTCATGGGAGTACTACTATACTTGTTTTTGGGGATGGAAAATGTTAGCCTCAATTGGTGGGGTAGTGACTCAGATGGATGTCCATTGGCTTCTTGTCCAACAGAGCAAGGAGTTGTAATAAATGGCTGTCCGGTTCTCTAA